One Candidatus Acidulodesulfobacterium ferriphilum genomic window carries:
- a CDS encoding formate dehydrogenase subunit alpha → MINTVNIEIDGKNLTVCENTTILNAAKDAGIIIPSLCASKELLPYGACRLCAVEMIGKKGYVYACSVYASNGMKIKTYSDKLFSLKRTLMELYLSDHPNDCLTCSKNLICDLQNWAAYFGLRSIRYRGKSHLLAAVDESNPYFRFDPSRCIVCARCVRACREVQGNFALTVIKRGFDSVIKAGDNFLNSECVSCGACVKTCPTGALIEKTVVNHGKADSAATTTCGYCGVGCSFNVEYKGNNIVRMMPNDKSLSNYGHSCVKGRFAWGYVQSGDRLKTPLLRNSLNEPFKEVSWEEAVFFTAKKFKEIQSKYGVKAVGGISSSRCTNEENYLMQKLIRTGFGNNNIDTCARVCHQPTGYALGVAFGAGAGTQDLGSMFDSDCIMIIGANPTEAHPVVGSFIRKTARNGADLIVIDPRETEVAKSPHISAKYHLRPLPGTNVSLLNALAYTIIKEGLLNADFIKERCDIESFNLYEEFILNDYNSPEAAEAITGVYREDIAGAARLYAKAKNASIFYGLGVTEHLQGSTGVLAIADLAMLTGNIGRKGVGVSPLRGQNNVQGAADMGAEPSVFPGYRHVSDDNVRLLFEKEWNSKLDPEQGMRLPDMLRDALAGRFKGLYILGEDIVQTDPDANRIIASLKSMEFVAVHDIFMNATADYAHVILPGSSFLEKEGTFTNWERRIQRVRKILEPVAGKPDWEILIDLSNALGYKMNYSNPSEIMDEIAKLTPSFSGVNYDKLNRLGSLQWPCTEYNPFGAEILHKDKFIRGKGRFIITSYIGSKNSVSKKYPYILTTVRNLFQYNCSNNTRRTENSVWYNRDILEISREDAKDLNINDGDTALIESRKGKVTLTAKISGRVKQGVVATTFHFPEYKTNVLTSDYSDWSTETPEYKVTAVSVKKYGDNKLYASDGYNADEPLQCLSNDKNKTAYGGEIIRMFYNLVLIFAPYPEDSAINEITGHIKKYWERRLIEKLIYISENENCFNEEAVQSIVYEGSISGNKEMPPELLHKLALAAIKVLKVD, encoded by the coding sequence ATGATTAACACGGTTAATATTGAAATAGACGGAAAAAATTTAACGGTCTGCGAAAATACCACAATATTAAATGCCGCAAAAGATGCAGGCATAATAATACCGTCCCTTTGCGCATCAAAAGAACTTCTGCCTTACGGCGCATGCAGGCTTTGCGCAGTTGAAATGATAGGTAAAAAAGGATATGTTTACGCCTGTTCGGTTTACGCAAGTAATGGAATGAAGATAAAGACATATAGCGATAAACTTTTTTCATTGAAACGAACGCTCATGGAACTTTATCTTTCCGACCACCCTAACGATTGCCTTACATGTTCGAAAAACCTGATCTGCGATTTACAGAATTGGGCTGCTTATTTTGGTTTAAGGAGTATCAGGTATAGAGGTAAAAGCCATCTGTTGGCCGCTGTCGATGAATCAAATCCCTACTTCAGGTTTGACCCTTCAAGGTGCATCGTATGCGCAAGATGCGTAAGGGCATGCAGGGAAGTCCAGGGAAATTTTGCCTTAACCGTTATTAAAAGAGGTTTTGATTCTGTTATAAAAGCTGGAGATAATTTTTTAAATTCCGAATGCGTTTCCTGCGGCGCATGCGTTAAAACATGTCCGACAGGGGCTTTAATCGAAAAAACCGTTGTTAATCACGGCAAAGCAGATTCAGCCGCCACGACCACTTGCGGGTATTGCGGCGTGGGATGTTCGTTTAATGTTGAATATAAGGGGAACAATATAGTAAGAATGATGCCCAACGATAAAAGTCTGTCAAATTATGGTCATTCATGCGTTAAAGGCCGCTTTGCATGGGGTTATGTTCAGAGCGGCGACAGGTTAAAAACTCCTCTTTTACGGAATAGTTTAAATGAACCGTTTAAAGAAGTTTCATGGGAAGAAGCCGTCTTTTTTACCGCAAAAAAATTTAAAGAAATACAATCCAAATACGGCGTTAAAGCTGTAGGCGGCATCAGCTCCTCAAGATGCACGAACGAAGAAAATTATCTGATGCAAAAACTTATAAGGACCGGTTTTGGCAACAATAACATAGATACATGCGCAAGGGTTTGCCATCAGCCGACAGGATATGCTCTCGGCGTTGCATTCGGCGCGGGGGCGGGAACGCAGGATCTCGGTTCCATGTTTGATTCGGACTGTATAATGATAATAGGGGCTAATCCTACCGAAGCCCACCCTGTAGTAGGTTCATTTATAAGAAAAACAGCAAGGAACGGCGCTGATTTAATAGTTATCGACCCGCGTGAAACCGAAGTTGCGAAATCCCCCCACATATCGGCTAAATACCATTTAAGACCCTTGCCCGGGACAAATGTTTCTCTTTTAAATGCTTTAGCTTACACCATAATTAAGGAAGGTTTGTTAAATGCCGATTTTATAAAAGAAAGATGCGACATTGAAAGTTTTAATCTTTATGAAGAGTTTATCTTGAATGATTACAACTCCCCGGAAGCCGCGGAAGCCATAACCGGCGTTTATAGGGAAGATATAGCCGGCGCGGCAAGGCTTTATGCAAAAGCCAAAAACGCATCGATATTTTACGGTTTGGGGGTAACCGAGCACTTACAGGGTTCAACGGGCGTGCTTGCCATAGCCGACCTTGCGATGCTAACGGGAAATATCGGACGCAAAGGGGTCGGAGTCAGTCCGTTAAGGGGGCAAAACAATGTTCAGGGAGCTGCGGACATGGGCGCCGAACCTTCCGTTTTTCCCGGTTACAGGCATGTATCGGACGATAATGTCAGATTATTGTTTGAAAAAGAGTGGAATAGCAAGCTTGATCCCGAACAGGGAATGAGGCTTCCCGATATGTTAAGGGATGCCTTAGCAGGCAGATTTAAAGGATTATATATTTTAGGGGAAGATATAGTTCAAACCGACCCCGATGCCAACCGAATAATAGCGTCGTTAAAATCGATGGAGTTTGTTGCGGTTCATGATATATTTATGAATGCAACCGCGGATTATGCCCATGTTATACTGCCGGGCTCTTCATTCCTTGAAAAAGAAGGCACTTTTACAAATTGGGAAAGAAGGATTCAAAGAGTCAGGAAGATTTTGGAGCCTGTTGCGGGTAAGCCCGACTGGGAGATATTAATAGACCTCTCAAATGCGCTTGGATATAAAATGAATTATTCCAATCCTTCCGAAATAATGGATGAAATAGCAAAATTAACTCCTTCTTTTTCGGGAGTCAACTATGATAAACTTAACAGGCTCGGTTCATTGCAATGGCCGTGCACCGAATACAACCCGTTTGGCGCCGAAATTCTTCATAAAGACAAATTTATAAGAGGGAAAGGAAGGTTTATTATAACCTCTTATATAGGTTCAAAAAATAGCGTGTCTAAAAAATACCCTTATATTCTCACGACCGTAAGAAACCTTTTTCAGTATAATTGTTCCAATAACACGAGAAGAACCGAAAACAGCGTATGGTATAATAGAGATATTCTTGAAATAAGCAGGGAAGATGCAAAAGACTTAAATATTAACGATGGCGATACGGCGCTGATAGAAAGCAGAAAGGGAAAAGTTACTCTAACGGCAAAAATAAGCGGCAGGGTGAAACAGGGGGTTGTCGCCACGACTTTTCATTTTCCGGAATACAAAACAAATGTGCTTACCAGCGACTATTCCGACTGGTCAACGGAGACGCCGGAATATAAGGTAACAGCCGTGTCCGTAAAAAAATACGGCGATAATAAATTATATGCAAGCGATGGATATAATGCCGATGAACCGCTTCAATGCTTAAGCAATGATAAGAATAAAACGGCCTACGGCGGTGAAATTATAAGGATGTTCTATAATCTTGTTTTAATTTTTGCCCCTTATCCCGAAGATTCGGCAATTAATGAAATAACCGGCCATATAAAAAAATACTGGGAGCGCCGGCTTATCGAAAAACTAATTTATATAAGCGAAAATGAGAATTGTTTTAATGAGGAAGCGGTTCAATCCATTGTTTATGAAGGTTCGATAAGCGGAAACAAAGAGATGCCGCCGGAATTATTGCATAAACTTGCCCTGGCGGCTATTAAGGTTTTAAAGGTTGATTAA